One window of Etheostoma spectabile isolate EspeVRDwgs_2016 chromosome 6, UIUC_Espe_1.0, whole genome shotgun sequence genomic DNA carries:
- the kif13a gene encoding kinesin-like protein KIF13A isoform X2 encodes MSDSKVKVAVRVRPMNRREMELNTKCVVDMEDNQTVLHPPPSNTKGDNRKQSKVFAFDHCFWSMDESNVPKYAGQEVVFKCLGEGILENAFQGYNACIFAYGQTGSGKSFSMMGNGDQPGLIPRLCCSLFERVHREENEGHTFKVEVSYMEIYNEKVRDLLDPKGSRHSLKVREHKVLGPYVDGLSQLAVTNFEDIEVLMSEGNKSRTVAATNMNEESSRSHGVFSIIVTQTLYDLQSGNSGEKVSKMSLVDLAGSERVSKTGAAGERLKEGSNINKSLTTLGCVISALADQSAGKGKAKFVPYRDSVLTWLLKDNLGGNSKTAMIATVSPAADNYEETLSTLRYADRAKRIVNHAVVNEDPNARIIRELREEVEKLKVQLSQAESLKAPELKEKLHESEKLIQEMTVTWEEKLRKTEEIATERQKQLESMGISLETSGIKVGEDKCFLVNLNADPALNELLVYYLKEHTRVGADTSQDIQLFGIGIQPEHCVLELCPDGDVTLMPIGNARTCVNGTMIDSLVHLWHGDRILWGNNHFFRINLPKRKRRDRLKELERASPRESFIEADVETASEASSEQDYSYEFAQMEVIMKTLGNNDPMQNVVQVLEKQYLEEKQTALEEQRVMYERELESLRQQLSPEKTAQHHRSSSERLTFPTHTPHGKLRLWTEERDELFRQSLSRLREQVVKANTLVREANFLAEEMNKLTDYQVTLQIPAANLSANRKRGAIVSEPAIQVRRKGKGTQVWTIEKLENKLVDMRDHYRDWKEGTDEMYNKADSKHCDLFYEAQENHNLIGVANIFLECLFHDVKLQYAVPIISQQGEVAGRLHIELMRVSGVVPERLSGGDDSSENSSESSCYEVMDTNGEIVHMAKRLTCRVRIREATGLPLNLSNFVFCQYTFWEHGEPTVAPPMVSPDRPSPRSPDAQFTVQFDHCKDYAVHVTDEFLEFISDGALAIEVWGHRCAGTGHSLWELDALEAKTQTLRDRWSEVSRRIELVISIQELNEQGEYSSVELHPGKDISTGGVFQLRQGHSRRLQVCVKPVQNSGTLPLLVEAVLSVSIGCVSARSTKLQRPLDSYQREKEDDMDSYQEEDLNCVRERWSEALIKRREYLDEQIKKIINKHEKSEEDVEREARLVEQWVGLTEERNAVLVPAPGSGIPGAPADWTPPAGVEAHIPVLFLDLNADNLTVNEQLTGPHASGVNSILPKEHGSQFFYLPIIRHSDEEVSALCSWDSSIHDSVHLNRITSPNERIYLIIKATVQLSHPACMELVLRKRIAVNIYNKQSFTQSLKRRMSLKNALYSCGVTYEIVSNIPKASEEPEERETLALMAARGDSEETQDGETYIEKYTRGVLEVENILSLERLRQAVTVKEAITTKGRHLRRSISTPNVQHSSCSKTDLTGCEDEDCKDHCDHVDSTNCNPPEGSLCSTPIKSKENPGLVPESPLFFNSSPFKVLSPQPPKFLKSLLPVKEENKVKKVLEARPLLGQESMRSCVDSPALLPPPCPWRRPRAGSEGHCKPSTSTPTSTPTSRQLRHTLPHTADSEDEETVVDMTLNLNRAPQDHNSLQPYIPEDFANFEIYNANLENQEGFLSSQSDLKGNQCGGGSGEKEVPRSPTASSCTSGYFSHSASNATLSDMPFSASESSDQLSCPSRDPHDSLGCPAGKSCTQTKSISAGSDTQQTPLSAGVVQELHIYPGSTPVRDKQQTFPLPHNFVLSASQEFTDFKGADDSSGDSDLAHFTERWEKECLEKETCDTGNQRSSDLSGIINSSVPEDTSTTACNCPNNTGSVSGAVSCTNTSVVCTSARTPVSVPDKVPAASSASPSLVTPLSTAPSSAPTSRAGGEPPIEEPAQGDLPHGSPCPSPNPSSAEPSGDSSGDENTPVAQLPDWMAPGEQVWVGKRRGTVHYVGGVEFAKGIWIGVKLDMAVGKHNGTVQGRVYFRCPPCHGVFVKPSRLTRGPPSMDTEPQTLIR; translated from the exons GTGTTCGCTTTTGACCACTGTTTCTGGTCCATGGATGAGTCCAACGTTCCCAAATATGCTG GTCAAGAGGTGGTGTTCAAGTGCCTTGGAGAGGGAATACTTGAAAATGCATTCCAGGGATATAACGCCTGCATATTTGCCTATGGACAAACAG GTTCAGGCAAGTCCTTTTCCATGATGGGGAATGGGGATCAGCCGGGTTTAATCCCTCGACTCTGTTGCTCGCTGTTTGAGAGGGTCCACAGAGAGGAGAACGAGGGCCATACTTTTAAGGTGGAGGTGTCCTACATGGAGATCTACAATGAGAAGGTCCGTGACCTGCTCGATCCCAAAGG GAGCCGACATTCCCTGAAAGTTCGGGAACACAAAGTCTTGGGTCCATACGTGGATGGTCTGTCTCAGCTGGCTGTGACCAACTTTGAG GACATTGAGGTGTTAATGTCAGAGGGGAACAAATCTCGCACAGTTGCAGCCACCAACATGAATGAGGAAAGCAGCCGATCACACGGCGTCTTCAGTATCATTGTCACACAAACGCTTTATGATCTGCAGTCTGGG AATTCAGGGGAGAAAGTTAGCAAGATGAGTCTGGTTGACCTGGCAGGAAGTGAGCGAGTGTCCAagactggagctgctggagagAGACTCAAAGAGGGCAGCAATATTAACAA gtctcTCACCACATTGGGTTGTGTGATATCTGCTCTGGCTGATCAGTCCGCAGGAAAGGGGAAGGCCAAGTTTGTGCCATACAGAGACTCAGTGCTCACCTGGCTACTAAAG gACAACCTTGGCGGCAACAGCAAGACAGCAATGATAGCCACAGTGAGTCCAGCAGCTGATAACTATGAGGAGACTCTGTCCACGCTACGCTATGCCGACAGAGCCAAGAGAATCGTCAACCACGCCGTGGTGAACGAAGACCCCAACGCACGGATCATCAGAGAGCTCAGGGAAGAGGTGGAGAAGCTCAAAGTTCAACTCTCTCAGGCTGAG TCATTGAAGGCTCCCGAGTTGAAGGAGAAACTGCACGAGTCTGAGAAACTCATTCAGGAGATGACTGTCACCTGGGAGGAGAAACTACGAAAGACAGAGGAGATCGCCACT GAACGTCAGAAGCAGCTGGAGAGCATGGGCATCTCTCTGGAAACATCAGGGATTAAAGTGGGGGAAGACAAGTGTTTCCTTGTCAATCTGAATGCTGATCCTGCCCTAAATGAGCTACTGGTCTATTACCTGAAG GAGCACACGCGTGTTGGCGCAGACACATCCCAGGACATCCAACTCTTTGGGATTGGTATCCAGCCGGAGCACTGCGTCCTGGAGCTCTGCCCAGACGGTGATGTCACCTTGATGCCCATAGGGAATGCCAG GACCTGTGTGAACGGAACAATGATTGATTCCTTGGTGCACCTGTGGCACGGAGATCGTATCTTATGGGGTAACAATCACTTCTTCAG GATTAATCTGCCTAAACGAAAGCGGCGGGACCGTTTAAAGGAGCTGGAGAGAGCTTCCCCCAGAGAGAGCTTTATCGAGGCAGATGTGGAGACCGCCAGTGAGGCATCTTCTGAGCAGGACTACAGCTATGAGTTTGCCCAGATGGAGGTTATAATGAAGACTCTGGGGAACAACG ACCCCATGCAGAATGTGGTCCAGGTGCTGGAGAAGCAGTATCTGGAGGAGAAGCAGACGGCTCTAGAGGAGCAGAGGGTGATGTATGAACGTGAGCTGGAGTCGCTACGGCAACAGCTCTCTCCGGAGAAAACGGCCCAACACCACCGGAGCAGCAGCGAGCGCCTTACGTTCccaacgcacacaccacacgGCAAACTGCGACTGTGGACCGAGGAGCG GGATGAGCTTTTTCGTCAGAGCCTGTCTCGACTAAGGGAGCAGGTCGTGAAAGCCAACACTTTGGTGCGAGAAGCCAACTTTTTGGCAGAGGAGATGAACAAACTGACTGACTATCAGGTCACCCTTCAGATTCCTGCAGCCAACCTCAGCGCCAACCGCAAG CGTGGAGCGATAGTAAGCGAGCCGGCCATTCAGGTTCGGAGAAAAGGAAAGGGGACCCAGGTGTGGACTATTGAGAAGCTGGAAAACAAACTTGTGGATATGAGAGACCACTACAGGGACTGGAAGGAAGGCACAGATGAGATG tacaACAAGGCAGACAGTAAACACTGTGACCTATTCTATGAGGCCCAAGAGAACCACAATCTGATAGGAGTGGCCAACATATTTCTGGAGTGCCTTTTCCATGATGTCAAACTACAGTATGCAGTCCCCATCATTAGCCAACAGGGAGAG GTTGCAGGCAGGCTGCACATTGAGCTGATGCGAGTGAGTGGAGTCGTACCAGAGCGCCTGTCTGGGGGAGACGACTCGTCAGAGAACTCTAGTGAGAGTAGCTGCTATGAGGTGATGGACACCAACGGGGAGATTGTCCACATGGCCAAGAGGCTAACCTGCAGG GTGCGGATCAGGGAGGCCACAGGTCTGCCGCTCAACCTTTCCAACTTTGTCTTCTGTCAGTACACCTTCTGGGAGCACGGTGAGCCCACTGTGGCTCCTCCCATGGTCAGCCCAGACAGACCTTCCCCTCGAAGCCCAGATGCCCAGTTTACTGTCCAGTTTGACCACTGCAAG GACTATGCTGTGCATGTGACAGATGAGTTTTTGGAGTTTATATCGGATGGAGCATTGGCCATTGAAGTGTGGGGTCACCGCTGTGCTGGGACCGGACATTCTCTCTGGGAGTTAGACGCACTGGAGGCCAAGACCCAGACGCTCCGAGACAG GTGGAGTGAGGTGTCTCGTAGGATCGAGCTGGTGATCTCCATCCAGGAGCTGAATGAGCAGGGAGAGTACTCATCTGTGGAGCTGCATCCTGGAAAAGACATCAGCACCGGAGGAGTCTTCCAACTCCGACAG GGTCACTCCAGGaggctgcaggtgtgtgtgaagcCGGTCCAAAATTCAGGCACTCTGCCTCTGCTGGTGGAGGCTGTGCTGTCTGTCTCTATCGGCTGTGTGTCTGCTCGCTCCACCAAACTACAGAGACCACTCGACAGCTACCAG agagagaaggaagacgATATGGATAGTTATCAG GAGGAAGACCTAAACTGTGTTCGAGAGCGTTGGTCAGAGGCCCTGATCAAACGGCGGGAGTACCTTGATGAACAAATCAAGAAAATCATCAACAAACACG AGAAGTCAGAGGAGGATGTTGAGCGTGAGGCTCGACTGGTGGAGCAGTGGGTTGGCCTGACTGAAGAGAGAAACGCAGTGCTGGTACCTGCACCTGGTAGTGGCATCCCTGGAGCTCCCGCAGACTG GACCCCGCCTGCAGGAGTGGAAGCTCACATCCCTGTTCTTTTCCTGGATTTAAATG CTGATAATCTGACAGTGAATGAGCAGCTGACCGGCCCACACGCTTCAGGTGTTAACTCTATCCTGCCCAAGGAGCATGGAAGCCAGTTCTTCTATTTGCCCATCATCAGACACAGTGATGAGGAG GTGTCGGCACTGTGTTCCTGGGACTCATCCATCCATGATTCTGTGCACCTCAACCGCATCACGTCTCCTAATGAACGCATTTATCTGATCATCAAAGCCACGGTGCAGCTCAGCCACCCTGCCTGCATGGAGCTGGTGCTCCGCAAGAGGATCGCTGTCAATATCTACAACAAGCAG AGTTTCACTCAGAGTCTCAAGAGAAGAATGTCCTTAAAGAATGCACTCTATTCTTGTGGTGTGACTTATGAGATTGTTTCCAACATACCAAAG GCCTCAGAGGAGCCAGAGGAAAGAGAAACCTTGGCCCTCATGGCTGCTCGCGGGGACAGTGAGGAGACTCAGGATGGAGAAACCTACATAGAGAAGTACACACGGGGGGTTCTGGAAGTGGAGAACATCCTCAGTCTGGAGAGGCTAAGACAG GCTGTGACAGTGAAGGAAGCGATCACTACCAAGGGGAGACACCTAAGAAGGAGTATCAGCACACCAAATGTACAGCAT TCTTCATGTAGTAAAACAGACCTGACTGGTTGTGAGGATGAAGACTGTAAG GACCACTGTGATCATGTGGACAGCACCAACTGCAATCCCCCGGAGGGCTCGCTTTGTTCCACACCCATCAAAAGCAAGGAGAATCCAG GTTTGGTTCCAGAGAGCCCTTTGTTTTTCAACTCCAGCCCCTTCAAAGTCCTCTCTCCTCAGCCACCTAAGTTCCTCAAGTCCTTGCTGCCTGTCAAAGAGGAGAACAAGGTGAAGAAAGTCCTGGAGGCCCGGCCGCTGCTGGGACAAGAG AGCATGCGCTCATGTGTGGACAGCCCTGCACTGCTCCCCCCTCCCTGTCCCTGGCGCCGGCCCAGGGCAGGCAGCGAGGGCCACTGCAAGCCTtccacctccacccccaccTCCACTCCCACCAGCAGGCAGCTCCGCCATACACTGCCACACACTGCT GACTCTGAGGATGAGGAGACAGTTGTGGACATGACTCTGAATCTCAATCGGGCCCCTCAGGACCACAACAGCTTGCAGCCTTACATCCCAGAGGACTTTGCCAACTTTGAGATCTACAATGCCAATCTGGAGAACCAGGAGGGGTTTCTATCATCCCAGTCTGACTTGAAGGGAAACCAGTGTGGAGGTGGGAGTGGAGAGAAAGAGGTGCCCCGAAGCCCCACGGCCAGCAGTTGCACTAGTGGCTACTTTTCACACAGTGCCTCCAACGCTACGCTGTCTGACATGCCTTTTAGTGCCAGTGAGAGCTCTGACCAGCTCAGCTGCCCTTCCAGAGACCCGCATGACTCTCTTGGCTGTCCTGCTGGAAAAAGCTGCACCCAAACCAAAAGTATCTCTGCAGGTAGTGACACCCAGCAGACTCCTCTGTCAGCAGGTGTGGTTCAGGAGCTGCACATCTACCCTGGCTCCACGCCTGTCAGAGACAAGCAACAAACATTTCCTCTGCCTCACAACTTTGTTCTCAGTGCCAGCCAGGAGTTCACTGACTTTAAAGGGGCAGATGACAGTAGTGGAGACAGTGATTTAGCACATTTTACAGAGAGATGGGAGAAGGAATGTTTGGAAAAAGAAACATGTGACACTGGTAATCAACGCTCCTCTGATCTCTCTGGTATCATTAACTCATCTGTTCCTGAAGACACTTCAACTACTGCATGCAACTGTCCAAATAACACAGGCTCAGTTAGTGGAGCTGTGTCCTGCACAAACACAAGTGTAGTATGCACTTCAGCCAGAACCCCAGTATCTGTGCCTGACAAAGTTCCAGCTGCATCTTCGGCATCCCCATCCCTGGTCACACCTTTATCTACAGCCCCGTCCTCGGCCCCGACTTCGCGAGCAGGAGGAGAACCTCCAATCGAAGAGCCGGCCCAGGGAGATCTGCCCCACGGGAGTCCCTGTCCCAGCCCAAACCCCAGCAGCGCAGAGCCCTCAGGAGATTCAAGCGGAGATGAGAACACCCCTGTAGCTCAGCTGCCTGACTGGATGGCCCCAGGGGAGCAGGTGTGGGTTgggaagaggagaggaacagTCCACTATGTTGGAGGAGTGGAGTTTGCTAAAGGGATCTGGATTGGTGTGAAGCTTGACATGGCAGTTG GTAAGCACAACGGGACTGTCCAGGGCAGGGTGTACTTCCGCTGCCCCCCATGTCACGGTGTGTTTGTGAAGCCATCTCGTCTCACCAGAGGACCGCCCTCCATGGACACAGAACCACAGACTCTTATCAGATAG